The Myotis daubentonii chromosome 1, mMyoDau2.1, whole genome shotgun sequence genome includes the window tatccctcttcttgtatttttctttttctagctctctttctcgTTCACGTTccctttcttgttctctctctctctctctttcccgctCCCTTTCACGATCTCTGCTCTTTTCTCTTGATCGATTCCGATCCTTATTCCGATCTGAACTCCTTTCCCGACCGCGGTCACGATCTCTCTCTCGATCAGGATCCCGATCTCTCTCCTTTGCCCGGTCACGATCCCTATCCCGTTCTCGTTCCCGCTCCcgttccttctctttttctcgttcatgttttctttccctttcacgTTCTCGCCTTTCTCGTTCCCCTTCatgctccctctctctttctctccgttCTTTCTcaatttcctgtctttctttttcttttttgcctttctCTTCTTCCAGTTTCTTGTGTGTATCTCTGAATTTGCTGATCTCTCGGGATATCAGGTCTCTTTTGTCTTCTTCCATTTCTATAGCATTTATATCTTCCTTAGTGATGAGTGGATACTGGTTCAGAGGTGCCACTGGAAATCTGCGGAAAATGTCCTCCTTCTTCCTGGGGTGAGAGTCAGATTCTTGTGAAGGGGCGTGGAGCTCACTGGagtatttacatattaaaatttcaatGGCCCCTTTGGTCATCTGATCTCTTCTCTTCGTTTCTTCATCTAAGGCTTCTTCGTCATCATTAGTGACAGTTTCTGGCCTAACAGTCCCATTAGAagctttcttctttgctttccATTCATCCAGTTGTACCTTTGTCTTTGCATCAACTTTAACAAGCAGTTTCTTCTCTCCAATCTGCAGGTCATGCAATAACCTGAGTGCACGGAGGGCAGATTCAGGCTCCTTATACTCACAGAATCCAAAGGCTTGAAGTTTTCCAGATGCACCTTGTACTCTCTTCCAGCTTAAAACCAAGCCACATTTAGCAAGGAGCTGTCTTATGAGCATGTCTGAGGCTTTCTCAGAAATGCTGCCAAGAAAAACAGTAGTAGTAGGACCATAATTTTCATCATTTTCCTTTGCCTTTAAGCCTGGATGATCCTTTCTTGCTCCCAAATGCTTTCCAACCATGGACACAGTGGGTACTAGGACAGTTGGAGCAGGAGCCCTAATGCTTATTGGTACAGGAATCATTGGGGTTCCTGGAGGTACAGGTGGAGGAAAGCCAGGAAACTGTGGTGGTGGAATCCCTGGTAGGAGTGCTGGGATTCCCATGGGAGGGCGATTCAAATGAGGGGGGAAGGGCATTCTTACTGCAGATGTCCGCCGCCCAGACAAGGGTACTGTCTCCATGGCCCTCTGGGCTCCTGGTTACGGGAGACTCCACTGGTTCGAGGTTTCTGTGCGCCGCTCACAGGGAGACTGGTTCTGAGGTGACCCCTCGCAAAGGCCGCAGTGCAAACACTGCCTCGCTGCTCGGGGAGCTTCTGGAGGTCTTCCTTTTCGGTGCCAGAggttggggtccagccccggcAGGTCCAGGggctcccaaaggtgtggacggagtcggcgaagaaggaatgacacagagacagcgtacagttgatcagcagcctagccaggttctccagccaagttctctagccaggttctctattctcctattacatctgtatttataccagttgattttaatcctatccattctattccaaaggttagggcgtttcttatctccattccaaggtcactactctactgttctgttaagctacaaggaagtaaactgaaggagattatcctaagtaaagattatgtagcttaagtgtgattgttcatagttaaggtgattaactacccgcctggcacttagttaagaggttttactgatttattcccttccttagtcctgttaatccctaactccagggaaaaattcccatctggggaaacaacctttcttggagaggtgaccctggttagaacacatagcgctaagaaggggagcaaacatattaagaacaatatgacatatacgccaggtcctttgaaacatatgctgtgcagatatTTCTTCTCTGCAGTGACTATGACAAGCAGCAAgaatggaccggcttccagcatcCATCAACAAATGGAAGGGCCAGTCTCTCCTCCCCTTGAATTCAGGGTGGCTctgacttgctttgaccaatggAATATGGGAGAAGGGATGCTGTATAAATTACAGGCTCATGCCTTAagacagtagttctcaaccttggctgcacattagaatcacctgggaatctttttaaaatcctgacttctgggcctcatcctcgggaaattctgtttctttgttactaatgttgtggccccacccataacaaagaaacagaatttccagaggatgaggcccagaaatcaggattttaaaaagattcccaggtgattctaatgtgcagccaaggttgagaaccactgccttaagaggACTTGAAATTTGCACTTTTACCCTCTTTAAAGCCTTGatatgcaaaaaaagagaaaaaaatggtcaGGGCTATTCTGCTGGAGAAACAAGTTGAGCAGAGCTGAGATCTTCAGCCAATAGCCAGCATCTAAGCCCTAATATTCGAGGGAGATCATCTTGGACATTTTAGCCCCAACTAAGCCAGCCAAATACAGCCACTTGACTGACCCCAGAGGGAGCAGAAGAATTGCCCAACTGAACCCGCCAACCACCGAGTTATGAGAAATActaaatccttattgttttaagccactaattgTAGGTTATATAGCACAATGTACCTGAAACAGAGACACAACGTTATGGCCATCTAGACACCACAAGGACTCTTAGGCCAAATCTTTGACTTTATAAAAGTCAACTCCTGAAGGGACATTCAGAACTAGAGCTTGTTTTTCAGAAAAACTGTCCTCAGTGGCACCTGCACAGTTTCCCCCAGTAGGCCTGGGTTCGTGTGAGAATGTGAGAGCTGTGAAACAGCACAAATATCAAGGTTGAGGCCCTCGTTTAACAGAATCTAAGGCCAGAGAGATCAAGAAGctggctcagggtcacacagccttcTAGTAATCAAGCTGGGACTTGAATTCAAGGTCCATGAGGTTTAATCTACAGCTCTTTGCAATAAACTACACAGCTTCCTACCACTCCACAAAAAGATTTCCATCACATCAgaattataaacaaaataataggACCAGGCAAAATAATAGTCTCAGAAAAGAGTGGTTGGCAAATACTGTGCAGCCCATTGGGCAGAATGTAGTGTGCTGCAGTATAGCAAGCACAGGCTTTGGGGGTCAGAATATCTGGGTCTATGTCCCTGAGCTACCACATGTCTCCTGTGTAACCTCTTTAAGCCTATTTCTCAACAGTGAAGCACTCCCAGGGCTATAAGCATGAACATGCTTTACAACTGCTGAAAGCACGCTACAGATTCCATAGGAACTATTAATAGGAAAGCAGCCTGTACTTGTGGCTTGACACCATTCCCTTAGACTCCCAGGAGAATTTCCTGAGAGTGGACTTCGGATTTGAAACTTGCCTCCACTGTGCAAACCAGGCTCAAGGTTACTGAAAAGAAAGCTGAAGCCTGGCTGCCTCGCCTAGGAACCTTGTCCTAGACTCCAAGGGCAGGTGGTGTGACTGCTGGGGACGGACTGAGCTGGGAGAGATGGACAATCAAAGACGCCCACTCCACACTCCACCCCATTTCATGCTGGTGTGCTCATGAGGAAGTGTGGCCCCGAATTACCCCAAGTAACAGGGTCAGGTAAGATCCAAAGCATGCTTCCAGGCTGCAGGGCAGTTTTAAAGGCTTCAGACCACATGCTGCCTCTAGAGCATGCAAGCACACCCTATACTATACTAAATTATAATAGTATTTGCtattaatatttgcatattttgttatttttatagatatctgtcaaaaaaacaaaaccttttttcTTACTAATTTATATATGGAGATGAAACGACAGATGgtgtagaacagtgatggcgaaccttttgagctcggcctgtcagcatgttgaaaaaccctaacttaactctggtgccgtgtcacatatagaaattttttgatatttgcaaccatagtaaaacaaagatgtatatttttgatatttattttatatagttaaatgccatttaacaaagaaaaatcaaccaaaaaaatgagttcgcgtgtcgcctctgatacgcgtgtcataggttcgccatcactgccctatagaaTACCTATCATTCTCTTGGGCCCCTGGATATAAGGAAGTGTGGTTGCTCAGACATGTGTTCAGAAACATGACCAAGCTTGCCCTTATCTCAGGCACTGGGAAACATCAATATCTCTAGGACACAGGGTCTGAGCGGCCCGTTGATAATCACCCCTTTTTTCCCAAGGCAGAAGAATATCCCAATCCTGTTGGGAGTGAGGGATGAGACCTTCCAATTTTCCCAAGGGGAAATATGTGACCTCCACTTGCATATCATTCACCCTGCCCCACATCAGTCTACTTTGGGCAGCCATTCTTATTTTTACTTCCCAACTGTGCTCATTCTCTGTGCCCCAGCAACCTgacatgttgttgttgttgttgttttgtttgtttgttattgtttttgtcaAGCAAGATGTTGCTTTACATGGCTAACCCCATGGAATATGTAAATTTGCAAATCAGGATCAGAAGGAGTGACTGTCCCATCAGTGTTGTGTGCGAATGAGAGAGGTGAAAGGGGTCTAGTGGCAGAAGGAGGAGATGTGCCAGGAATCTATGAGGGTAAATACTTAGCTTCATGATGCATCACAGCCCAGAATCAAAGAGGCATCAAGAAGcactgggagaggctcccatgGAAACTGCTGTGGGCATGGGGACACTCAATATTCAGGAAAGACAAAGCTTAttgaaagaagagggagaaaggactCATTTGATAGAAATGGGAGCAGTGAAAGACAAGATATGCAAGGCAAGGTTGGGCAAGACTATGGGAGGCTATCAAGGCCAGATGTAGAAATACCAAGTTTGGGGGATTTGGGTCTAAGGCTTGTCAGTCTCCCTTTCATTAGCCCCTTCCCTTCATCTTCCAGCCTACTATAACAATTGAGTTGCTTAGTCTTCCGTTATTAGAATGCAAGCTCCATTGGgcgtgtatttttttcttattttgttcaaTAATGTATCTCCATCCCCTAAATCAATACCAGTAGGTGcctaagaaatatttgttgaaagaatgaacagATTCAATAATATGTATCAGGTTgaaaggggaaaagaagacaATAACCTTTTTATCACATTGAGAGAGTCTTTAACGTGGAAATAAACGGAAGAGTGACAAAATTCAATTTCCTCTAGGGGCTAGATTTGGAATAAAGATTGTTTTCGGACAATAGATATAACTTGCTGCAAAATCTGAGAGGCACTCACCTCCAGACCTTCACTTTCTTATCTCTTCCCATAATAATGTAAGTCTACTTCCTATAATAAATCCCTTGTCCTATCATTCTTGTATGGACTCTGTGCTTCTGCTAAAGTTTCAATCAAACCTTGATTAAAAAAGTTGTTGATACCAGGAGTGGTCCCAGAAGAACAGAAGGCTGAGGATAGGAATCCAGAATTGGTTCTCTGGCTAGATTTAAAGGCATTATTGGTCATGTTTCTATTGGTAAAAGATACTGAAACAGTTCATGGCATAGAGTGACAAAGAGTTACCTAAAGTACTGTCTTTATCACCTGGAGTCAAATTCCTACAGAAGGCAAAGGCTTTGGATGATCAAGTAGTTGCTGCTACAGAACCTTTTAGTGGAAATATAATATAAGGACTGTGGGGTCGGTTAGTTGCTCCTAAGTGAGCTGGAGAGATTGAAGAAAAAACTGATGAGTTTAGGGCTTTGCATTTCCAGCTAAATATCTGTGTAAGTTATCAGAAAACTTCTACGACTGTTCTGAAAGAAACTATATCTCCATAGCCACAGgattggattttaaaaattatcttcattattgacagtattacagatgtcctcctctTCTCCGCCATTCCCAACTGACTTCCTCCAACCcactgctgccccttccccagaccTTTAGAGGGTTGGATTTTTGAAAGCCTAAAGTCCAATTCTGCAGATGGGGTGCTTTCCTATAAGATAGAGTAAATGCAAAAAACCAGAGGCAGATAACAGCGCCATCTCCTTATAGGCTGAATGCTCGTGCCTGAGAAGCAAGAGGTAAAAGTGGACATGGCTCCTCTCATTATTAGATTTAAGAACCTACCTAAGGAGTTCTGGCTCTTTATGCTGATGCTGCAACCTTGAGTTTAATGGTTCTGTAAGGCATCCTGCCCAAAAGAGAAGTGGTTCATCAGTAAGCATAATCTGTGCTCCATTAAATTGAAGCTGGGACTTTCCTCTAGTCAATTTAGGTTCTTCATGCCAATGAACCAACAGTCAGGACTGAGAGCCTGATTTTTATTGACTATGTCAGTTGGTCTTCCTTGCCATCTGGCTCCCAGTAGAGTTTGGCAATGGGAAGCACTGGCAGAAGATGCAAAGAATGGGAGGAGAGAGGATTGAAGTATTTATTCACCAGACTCCCTCCCTGCTAGGTCATAGGTTGACAGTGTCTGAATTTCTTCCTCTACCAAAGACCACAGCTCCCATTAGGTGGACTGTAGCTATAAGTTTCTCTGGGTTCTAGAAATCACATCTTTCTTTTGACCGTTCAAACCTAGGCCTTGTAATGGCTTCCTGCTGCTCTTAGACACTGAGAGCTTAACCCTACCCACACCTGTGTAAATAGTCTCTTCATCACCCATATTTTAATACATGGGCCATCTTGACAGCTGCCTGGATAATACAAGAAAGTTATGATCTGCATCTCATTCTGGACACcttatttaattttctcattaGCTCTCAGAATCATTAAGTTGATTGCCTTGGACTTTCTAAGTACCTAGTCATATCATCTATGAATAA containing:
- the LOC132233826 gene encoding LOW QUALITY PROTEIN: RNA-binding protein 25-like (The sequence of the model RefSeq protein was modified relative to this genomic sequence to represent the inferred CDS: substituted 2 bases at 2 genomic stop codons), whose product is METVPLSGRRTSAVRMPFPPHLNRPPMGIPALLPGIPPPQFPGFPPPVPPGTPMIPVPISIRAPAPTVLVPTVSMVGKHLGARKDHPGLKAKENDENYGPTTTVFLGSISEKASDMLIRQLLAKCGLVLSWKRVQGASGKLQAFGFCEYKEPESALRALRLLHDLQIGEKKLLVKVDAKTKVQLDEWKAKKKASNGTVRPETVTNDDEEALDEETKRRDQMTKGAIEILICKYSSELHAPSQESDSHPRKKEDIFRRFPVAPLNQYPLITKEDINAIEMEEDKRDLISREISKFRDTHKKLEEEKGKKEKERQEIEKERREREREHEGERERRERERERKHEREKEKERERERERDRDRDRAKERDRDPDRERDRDRGRERSSDRNKDRNRSREKSRDREREREREREREQERERERERELEKEKYKKRDREEHEPRKLWEKEVAYQKRVKNWEIRERKKSREYEKEAEREEERRREMAKEAKLLKEFLEDYDDERDDPKYYRGSAVQKRLRDREKEMEADERDRKREKEELEETRQRLRAEEHPGPDAELQRTEQEAERRRQPHIKQEPESEEEEEETQEKEETREEPVEEEEEPEQKPCLKPTLRPISSAPFVSSASGNATPNTPGNESPCGIIIPQENSPDQQQPEEHRPKIGLRLNLGASDSPRQPSSVKRKKLPVDSVFNKSEDDDSDDVPRKRKLVPLDYGEDGKNAAKGTVNTEEKCKHIKSLIEKIPTAKPELFAYPLDXSIVDSILMERXIRPWINKKIIEHVGEEEATLVDFVCSKVMAHSSPQSILDDVAMVLDEEAEVFIVQMWRLLIYETEAKKIGLVK